cctgggtcgctcagtggcttaagctgctgccttcagttcaggtcatggtctcagggtcttgggatcgagccccacatcgggctttctgctcagcagggagcttgcttcctcctctctctctgcctgcttctctgcctacctgtgatctttgtcaaataaataaaaataataaaatcttttaaaacttataaaaatataccaATCTATGTGCGTTTAGGCAAGACCCAGCGAGGCAGGCCACTGTGTCTGTCCAGGGGCACAAAATAGGCAAACGGCCTTTTAGTGAGTGGCCTCCCCGTGAAGGCTACTGCTCTTCCTGAGAGTGGAGGGTACTTTGGGACGTGGGTGACTTGCCGGGGCAGAGAAGGAACCAGGATCAGGTGTCTGGGCCCTATTCCCTACTCTGTCCCCAGTTCCCTGTGCATTTAGCAATGATTTCGTATTTGGACGGCCTGAGGCTCAGCAGTCGGTGCAACCCTTTGTGTCCGTCCCAGCCCAGGGAGACCACCTACCTGGGACCCAAAGGTACTCAAACCTCAGAGAAGATCTGCCCCTGGGGCTATCCTTGGCCTCTTAGTTAGCACGGAGGGTGCGGAGCGTAGGGGCCCTGTGAGACGTTGGACGCAAGGACTAGGTCAGGACCTGGGGTTTGGCCTTCTGTAGCTGAATGACTCAGGTAAGTGACCTAACCTGTCTATACCTCAGCTTTGCCCTCTGTAAGTTGGgggtaataataattaaaactatcTGAATGAATTCTTGAAGGATTAAGTGGATACTAGTTACAAAGTCCTTAGAATTAACATAATTCAGGAAGTGTTGGGTTtggccaggagaggaggagggtagATGCATGGGAACTCTTGTCTGCATGGAAGCCTGGCCCTGCCTGACTGTGGGTCTCAGCATTCCTAAAACCCAGGCTgtggcctccctcctcctcaaGGATGGAGATATCACGAGCTGATAGACCCTCCGGTTAGGCCAAGTGATGGGGTAGGAGTTAAAAGAACCTGTTCTGGAACTCTTTTATAGGGAGGATCTGAGGATGGTccccaggagggagcaggagacgGCAACTTggaatttgggttttttggttttgtctaaGCCCCAAAGTCTGCTCCTCCTTGGGCCTGGGGTTCCCTGCCATGGGAGGGGCACGGGTTCTCACAAAGATCACTCGGTGGCAATGTTAATGAGCCAGAAGAGGGAAGAATTTAGACAGAAGGGGGGATCTGAGCACAATCCCTGAGTGTGGTCAAGCACCACCCAGCAGCCTGGGAGggttctcctcttcctctcttctctctggcacTTTCTTCCCCTGCTGCTCTGGCCTCTTTCTCTTGGCTCCCAGGGTGATTTTCCTCAGTGCTCAATGAATAGCATTGGGGAGGGTGGGCACAGGCTGTTTtggagggaggctgcttccccttaCAGCCAGGCCCGGGGCTTTTCTGGCTAGGATGGGGAGACTGAGTCTGTACgtgaatgtgtgtgcgtgtgcgtgtgcgtgtgcgtgtgcgtgtatCTCAGCCATGGGTCGAAAACCTTTCACCTGATGCACATAATGGGTTGTGGGAATGGAAGGGCCTGCAAAGACCCAGAACTTCTATGTCCTTGTCTGGATGCTTCAGTAGAGAGGATTTCCCAAGGTCTCAGAGAGCATAAGGGTCTCTGGGACCCAGGCCGTCCATTCCCTCGCCCaagaggcaaagaagcaggcTGGAAAGGGTCAGGCCAGTCTGCACGTGGGCCTCAACTCTGCCATTGACAGAGTCACTCATCTTGCCTCTGCTAGTTTCTTCCCCTGTGGGATGGTTGGTTGTAAGGATCGGGGGACGGGTGTGAAATGCCTGTTGCCTAACGCGTGAGAAATGCTCACTAAATATCATTCCTATCATTTCTACACTTGCCATTCAGCTCCCCGTCTAGGCTGGAGACCAGGcacggccccccacccccggggctcCCCTGGGTTTGACCACGTGCTCTTCTCCTCCACGCCTTTGCCCCCAGGTCACCTCGCTGGGAGTCACCACCTTCAGCCTCTGCGCCCTAGGCATCGACCGCTTCCACGTAGCCACCAGCACCCTGCCCAAGGTGAGGCCCATCGAGCGGTGCCAGTCCATCGTGGCCAAGCTGGCCGTCATCTGGGTGGGCTCCATGACCCTAGCCGTGCCCGAGCTCCTGCTGTGGCAGCTGTCACAGGAGCCCTCCGCCACCGCGGGCACGCTGGACTCGTGCATCATGAAGCCGTCGGCCAGCCTGCCCGAGTCGCTCTACTCGCTAGTGATGACCTACCAGAACGCCCGCATGTGGTGGTACTTCGGCTGCTACTTCTGCCTGCCCATCCTCTTCACCGTCACCTGCCAGCTGGTGACGTGGCGGGTGCGGGGCCCTCCGGGGAGGAAGCCCGAGTGCCGCGCCGGCAAGCACGAGCAGTGCGAGAGCCAGCTCAGCAGTACCTTGGTGGGCCTGACAGTGGTCTACGCCCTCTGCACGCTCCCCGAGAACGTCTGCAACATCGTGGTGGCCTACCTGTCCACGGAGCTGACGCGCCAGACCCTGGACCTCCTGGGCCTCATCAACCAGTTCTCCACCTTCTTCAAGGGAGCCATCACGCCCGTGCTCCTGCTGTGCCTCTGCAGGCCGCTGGGCCGGGCCTtcctgggctgctgctgctgctgctgcgggcAGTGCAATGGCCCGGAGGCCTCAGCCGCTGGCGGCTCGGACAGCAAGCTCAAGACCGAGATGCCTTCCTCCATCTACTTCCACAAGCCCAGGGAGTCGCCCCCGCTCCTGCCCCTGGGCACACCTTGCTGAGGCCAGGCTCCATCTGGGGGGCGGATGGGAGCAGGGGCacggaggggcagggagggtgcccccccccccacagcctgGGTCTGGTGTTTCTGTCCCCAGGGGTCTTGCTTCTCGGCTGTCTTGCCGTCTAGAGGTGGACTTCGTTCCTATTGCTGGGGTTCGGTTTCAGGTATGGcaaagccccctcccccagcaggatCACTCTCTGGGGGCTTCCAAACCCTGTTCCAAACCCGCTCGCAGCGGGTGGGTGGTGATGCTTCCAGGTCCTTAGAACTGCCTAGAAACTCTTAGTCCCCTACCAGCTGGGAGCCAGGACTTCACCTGTCTCTGTCGTGGAATCTGCTAGACTTTAGTTAGGCCCTCTCTAAGTAGTGTCTCCCTGACACTCATCCATCCTAGAATACAGCGCCTTTGGGGGCCAGGCCTACCTGGGTCTTCTCTGGACCAGATCTCCCTAGTCTTGGACACCTCCTTTCCCTCCTGTcaaccgccccccccacccccgcttccagaggatttctctctccttcctcttcctcctttgacCTATCCTGGGTTGTGCTGTCCCCACCTCCCTTGGTAGGTCCCCCCCTATAGCAGGCCCTGCTTCACAAACAATAAACTAGGTAGAACTATCCCTGTGCCCACTGGAGTTTCTTGTGCCACACCCTGACAGTGCCCAGAGGCACCTGGCCCTTCTCCAGGACAGGTGGGACCCTAGGGGGATTCCTCCTGGCCCCTTTGACCCTGTCTGGCCTGTGGCTGATATCCTCCCTGGTCCTACAGCTTTATGGCTTTTGAGGGGCAGAGTGGAAGGAGGGCTTGGGAAGTGGAGACCAAGTCTTCATCCTGACACAAACCCGAGCATCCTTGGGAAGTCAAAAGGCTGCAAACTTGTCTCTTCTGAagccctgccctctgctcctggcTCTCCACCAAGTCCCCATTTTAGAGAACCCCGCAGCCCTCCTTCCCTGAGCCCAGGGGGTCCAGCCTCTGACTCTGAGAGCTGCTCTCATTCAGCTTCTTAGAACAGACTGTTTCGCCTGTAGACGGCCCAGCTGCTTGTTCCCCGTCTGCCCCAACCCCGCCCCCATCGCACCCCCTTCCTGGCAGCCAGAGCTCCATCCTGTGCCCCCAGAGGCCCTCCAGGTCCTCCTGCCCGTCCGGCCCCGGGTATCCCGCTTCTGCTGGGTTCCCTCTCTGGGGCCCTTCCAAACGCCCCCTTAACCCTGTCTGGGCCCAGAGAAGCAGGCCCAAGGTCAACCAGAAGGGGCACCTCGGCCTAATCActccctgccttctgccttctgagCCCAGCTTCCTCCAGAACCACCCTTCCCAGTGCAAAGTGCCTCTCTGGGTCGCACCGGCAACTTCTGCCTGTCAGATCTACCTAGAACCTTTGCAGGGGGCCTCGGAAGGGTCCCAGGGACCCGGCATGATGAGGGACAGTGGTTGCTGAGGGCCCCATTCTTCTCTGTccaccccacccacacccctTGGCCTCAGCCCAGCCCGGACCCAAGcctccttccccccctctctTGGGGATCTTAATGgccttgttctttcttcctggcACCCACCCCCAGGACGGGTGACgccaagagagagggaggccGTTGCTAAGTGATGAGGCTGCCATGCGCACACTCTTTGTGCTGGAGAATGACACCCACCCATTTCTCAGCAGACCTGTTGCCACAGTGACTGAAGCCCTCAGCTTTGTCTGGAGAAACTTgagatgggtgggtggggggcaggctggaGAGGGGGCCAGGCTTACGCCACTGAGGTTACTGGGGCcatctcccccacacccccacctccctctctgccccagtCCCACCCCCAGTCCTAGACTCTCCAGGAGCTTCCTATGGGGTGAGGGGGACAGGGTGAACTGAGGTGAAGTCTGGCACTGGGATAGGCCTGAGGATGGAAgcctgagggaaggggaggggggtgtgccTCAGCATCCTGTTTGTGGAGGCCTTTTCCACAGAGggcaccccccacacccctgcctctcccctctgctggtTGGCCAGCTCAGAGCTGAAGCGGGGGGGATGGTGTCTCCGAGGCCCTGCCACCACCGCGCCTCCCAGGCCTGCCAACGTGAATGGCTTGCAAGATCAGTCAGCAGCCCAGCAGGGCCTTGGGAAAGAGCCACTGTCCCTCCAGCCTGGGCCAGCTGGGGGAACAATGTGGCATTTGTTGCTTAGGGGTCCCAGGCTTGGAATGGGGGGGGCAGGTTGGCACAGCAGTGGGCGGTGGATTTGAGCTGGGATGCTCAGAGGCAGGGCGGACATTCTCCCACCCCCTTAGGGCAGGCTTTAGGCCAGCTCCCAGCCCCTGATGCAACCCACCTAGCCTCTCCCCTCAGCTGGGAGTGCGGAGCAGAGAGCACGTGCACTTAGCGGGGATAGTCGCCTCCCTCTGACCAGACTGGACACGGTTATGagcctctcagtttcctcatctgtaaaacgggaacAACCCCTCTCTCCCGGAGGACTACAGTCATTAAATGGGACAAGATATATAAAGCATCTGGCATGACGCCTggcaccttttctttcttccttttgggaaCTGAATTCTCTAGTACTACAGAGTAGGCTTGGCCAGGGTGCTCCCAGAACTCATCCGGGCTTTTGGCACCTTGAAGGGCCCCAAGCACGAGGATTTACATATGTACGCACAGTCTGCTCCCTGTCCAAGTTTCCCAAGTTCTTTAGGTCCTATTAGGCACCAGGCCCAATGGCAGGAAGCCGCTTGCTGGTCACCAGCTCATCCTCTCTAATCTCCAATCTCACCCCTCATCAGGGGATTCAGGACAGGGGAAGGCAGGTCAACCCCGACACCTGCCCCGTCCTGcccagccccccaaccccgtATGAGTGACAGGCCCCTTCCAGCCTCCCGGGCCAGGGACAGCCTCTGCAGCCAGGAACCCACAGGCAGACACGCCCCAGCTTCAACCTCCTTAAGCAGGGGGCACGTTTCCTATTCCCCAGAGCTGGAAGACACCTTCAAATCCTTTTGCTCCCTTTGCCAAATTCTACCTGCCTTCTTTCCTCAGACTCCGGTGGGAGCTACCTCTCCAGGCGAGTCATTTCTGACTAGTAAAGTGCCTCTAGGAGAAAGCCCTGGGCCCCAAGAAAGGGCTGGTGAAGTTCAGAGTAAACAAGTCAggatcaggaccctgagccctGGGATCCCTGCTCCCAGATCTTGGTGAACCCTGTGGCTCCTTCTTCCTACAGAGGCAGGACAAGAGGGCATGGGGACGGGGGTGCTGTAGGGGCCTGCTCCATTTTCCAGGGGGACGGGAGGCTGAGAAGGGGCTGAGCCGGGGGAGGCGGGGCTTGCTGCAAAACTGGGTCAAGATGGCCCCGGATTTGGGTAAACAGGGCCCACAAGGCTCTCAGGGAGCAGCTGTGGGCGAGGAGGGGAGGGTGAGCAGCTCTGGAGGTTGGGGTCAAGTGGGGAGAGGATTGGGACTGGGCAGAACGATAAGGGGACAGCCTCTCCCAGGAAACCAGGAGCACCGATAGcagcaggggagcagggaaggagggacgCCACCGGGGTCTGAAGGTGATTCACTGGCCCTGGAAGCCGAGTGACTGACTGGCTTatcgtggggggtggggggggatggagTTCTGGCTTCGGCCCAGCTCTGGCTGCAGGTGGGGTTCTGAATGGACTCTCGGGAACCAGAGGCTCAGGCCCGCCCACACGGGGACATAGCTCCAGACCCCCGCCACGCTGACCCCAGCCCACGGACTCGCCGGGCTCCCCTTGGCAGCTGCAAGCAGAGAGCCGGGACCGCGTGCGAGTCTGACTTGGGAGGGAGGCGGCAGCCGGGCGAGGCCCCGGCGCACGTGCGGGAGGCTGCTTTGTGAGGTGCCATTGTGTGCCCAGTGTGAGCGCGTGCCTCGCTCTCTGTGGTGTTTGTGCCCAGCACGCGGGCCCGCCAGTCCTCCCGCGGCGTCTGCGGGCAAATAACCAGCCCCGGACACCTCCCCAACACAAAACTGGTCATTTTATTCTTGTTGTTAGGAGGCAAAAAAATGTACAATTACAAGAATCATTTTCCAAACAGAGGTTAAATATGAGCTAAAAGtgtaaaaaaggaagaggaacatCACTTTACAAAtcattaaattaaacaaataaacaaacagaaaacaaaacccaaagaaccaACCCCCCATGCTGAGTTCTCTCCTTGTGCAACTCTGCAAA
The window above is part of the Mustela nigripes isolate SB6536 chromosome 10, MUSNIG.SB6536, whole genome shotgun sequence genome. Proteins encoded here:
- the GPR37L1 gene encoding G-protein coupled receptor 37-like 1, which produces MRQLWSLAISLAVVLAAGLISVSGGAEALEPQNRSKRGTEDDEAKGVQQYVPEEWAEYPRPMHPAGLQPTKPLVATSPDPDKDGGTADSGQEPRANLTGMPGQRLQIQNPLYPVTESSYGAYAIMLLALVVFAVGIVGNLSVMCVVWHSYYLKSAWNSILASVALWDFLVLFFCLPVVIFNELTKQRLLGDASCRAVPFMEVTSLGVTTFSLCALGIDRFHVATSTLPKVRPIERCQSIVAKLAVIWVGSMTLAVPELLLWQLSQEPSATAGTLDSCIMKPSASLPESLYSLVMTYQNARMWWYFGCYFCLPILFTVTCQLVTWRVRGPPGRKPECRAGKHEQCESQLSSTLVGLTVVYALCTLPENVCNIVVAYLSTELTRQTLDLLGLINQFSTFFKGAITPVLLLCLCRPLGRAFLGCCCCCCGQCNGPEASAAGGSDSKLKTEMPSSIYFHKPRESPPLLPLGTPC